GGCTGTGTCTTTGTCAGGTTTCTCGGTAAAGCGGCTGACGGGGTAGGCGTTTAAGCCACCGTAGCTGCCCGCATCGTCGCCCTGCTCAATGTAGCCGTAGCCGGTAGCTGGGTAGGTCGGGGTAATGCCCAGGGTTGCGATCGCACCTTGACTCACCGCTAGATCTGCCGCTCCTCGCAGCGTCTGGCAAAATCGATCCTGGTCTGCAATCCAGTGGTCTGCCGGGAAAAAGCCAACAACGGCATCCTGACCATGCTTTTTAGCCACTTCCAGCGTGGCCCAGGCAACCGCAGGAGCCGTATCGCGGCCCTGCGGCTCAACCAGCAGGTTTTCCTCGGGCAGGTGGGGCAGCTGCTGCCGCACCTCATCCGCCAAATGAGCCGCTGTAATCACCCATAAGGAATTCCAATCATCCGCCAGGGCCAACAGCCGAGTTGCCGTAGATTGCAGCAGACTTTGACCGCTGCCGTCTAGGCATAGAAACTGTTTCGGCCGCTTTAACCGACTGACCGGCCAGAACCGTTCGCCCTTGCCACCTGCCAGAATCACGGGGATTATCTTGACCATACCTCTGTCCTGCACGACAATCCTTCGGACTCATCCTATCCCCTTGGGAGATGTGTCAGGCTATAATCGCCTTAATATTGATTAACAAATCATCTGTTTGCGAAGATTTACACGTTTCAGGCTGGTTCTTCCGGTGTTTGGAACCAAAAAGCCGTGTTTACAGACAGGGCCAGCGCCCATCGTGAGGAGTGATAACAGCAGGTGACAATGCCTCCCAAGTCTCTTGACGCCCAACCCCCCGAAGACCATAGCCTGTCATCTGAAAATATCCCAACAGCACAAGAGGTCCCCGATCCGGTTGAGGCTCCTGTAGATGACCCACCAATGTCTCCTCAAACCCCATTGGTGCAGACACCAGCCTCTCCAGAAAACAGTTTTCCGGAGGATACACCCCCGATACCCCCTTCTTCCTCTACCTTTCAGCGGATTGGTAAGACCGTGCTGTGGGGCAGCCTGTTTGGGGGAACGGCTGTTGCCTCAGCCTGTCTGGGAGCAGTATTGGCCTTATCAGTGCCGCTGCCTAGGCAACTCGCGCCTCATCAAGCGGAGGCCTTGGGCCTAGGCGAGCTCTGGCAGAGCGGCTTTCGGTACCGTGTCACGCGCCCTGTCAACCTGCTGCTGATGGGTATTGATGAGGTACCAGACGTGCCCAAAGATTCCGAGGAAATTTTTTCGGGCCGCACCGACAGCCTGCTTCTGGCTCGCATTGATCCTGACAGCAATGCCACCAGCCTGCTTTCTATTCCCCGCGATACTCGGGTTCGCATTCCTGGCTATGGCACCGCCAAGATCAACCACGCCAACGTCGAAGGCGGCCCCGAACTCGTGGCTCAAACCCTCAGCTCCAACTTGGGCTCGATCGCGGTGGATCGGTATATCAGAGTCAGTACTGGCGCTTTTAGAGAAATCGTAGATCTCGTGGGCGGAGTAGAAGTCTACGTGCCCAAGCGTATGGAGTACGAGGATCGCACTCAGGATCTCTATATCGATCTCTATCCCGGCTGGCAAACTCTAGATGGCAGCCAAGCTGAACAGTTTGCCCGGTTTCGCCAAGATCAAACTGGAGATATTGGTCGAGTGCAGCGTCAACAGATACTGCTCAAGGCCCTGCGGGAGCGGCTCACCAGTCCAGCGGTAATTCCCAAGCTGCCTCAGATTGTGCGGGTACTGCAGCGCTACATCGACACCAATCTCTCAGTGGAAGAAATGCTGGCGCTGGCCAACTTTGCCCTCAGCATGCAGGCAGATGATCTGCATATGGTCATGCTGCCGGGGCGCTTCAGTGAAGTCAGCGAGTACAACGCTAGCTACTGGTTGGCAGACTCGGATGCGACAGCCCAAATTATGCAGAACTTCTTCCAGGTAGAGACGGTCGCCACCTTGGCTGGGCACGGTTCTCTAGTACCTGCCGAATTGAGCATTGCTGTGCAAAACGCCTCCGACTCGCCTGATATGGCCACGAAGGTTGCCCGTTACCTGCGCAAGCAAGGGTTTTATAACGTCTACGTCGTGTCTAACTGGCCCAACAATGAGTCTCGCACCCAGGTCATTGCTCAGCGAGGAGACTTGGCCGGAGCCCGCACCCTGGCTGCCGTTTTAGGCAATGGACGTGTCGTTTCAGACTCAACCGGCGATCTGCAGTCGGACATTACTATCCGCATTGGTGAGGACTGGAGAGAGCCTAGCACTAGAGATACTGGCACTAGAGATACTGGCACTGAAGAAGACACTACTGTAGAAGAGGTAGATGATACTCCCTAACTGGCATGAACTCTTCCGCCCCTGATTCTCTGCCCTCTCCCAAAGCCACAGCCTCGCCTCCTCAAACATTGACGGTTGGGGCTGTGGTTATGAGGTTGGTTGCGATCGCACTTAATCGCCGCGCTTTAACCATCACAGCCCTAGCGATTCTCTGGGTTCTGCTCAGCGCTCGATCAGCCA
This DNA window, taken from Pseudanabaena sp. FACHB-2040, encodes the following:
- a CDS encoding mannose-1-phosphate guanylyltransferase, encoding MVKIIPVILAGGKGERFWPVSRLKRPKQFLCLDGSGQSLLQSTATRLLALADDWNSLWVITAAHLADEVRQQLPHLPEENLLVEPQGRDTAPAVAWATLEVAKKHGQDAVVGFFPADHWIADQDRFCQTLRGAADLAVSQGAIATLGITPTYPATGYGYIEQGDDAGSYGGLNAYPVSRFTEKPDKDTAEGFIASGRFSWNSGMFIFPAEVMLHELKTHAPELINPILEQGVDAYAHLPKLSIDYAVMEKTDRAYVMPVAFGWDDLGDWNAVERLLKQPTDQNVELATHVGLDTTGSIVYASDPDEIVVTIGLEDIVVVRDGNATLIVRKDRTQDIKQAVKQIGAEDRFKHLL
- a CDS encoding LCP family protein is translated as MPPKSLDAQPPEDHSLSSENIPTAQEVPDPVEAPVDDPPMSPQTPLVQTPASPENSFPEDTPPIPPSSSTFQRIGKTVLWGSLFGGTAVASACLGAVLALSVPLPRQLAPHQAEALGLGELWQSGFRYRVTRPVNLLLMGIDEVPDVPKDSEEIFSGRTDSLLLARIDPDSNATSLLSIPRDTRVRIPGYGTAKINHANVEGGPELVAQTLSSNLGSIAVDRYIRVSTGAFREIVDLVGGVEVYVPKRMEYEDRTQDLYIDLYPGWQTLDGSQAEQFARFRQDQTGDIGRVQRQQILLKALRERLTSPAVIPKLPQIVRVLQRYIDTNLSVEEMLALANFALSMQADDLHMVMLPGRFSEVSEYNASYWLADSDATAQIMQNFFQVETVATLAGHGSLVPAELSIAVQNASDSPDMATKVARYLRKQGFYNVYVVSNWPNNESRTQVIAQRGDLAGARTLAAVLGNGRVVSDSTGDLQSDITIRIGEDWREPSTRDTGTRDTGTEEDTTVEEVDDTP